Proteins from a single region of Candidatus Puniceispirillum marinum IMCC1322:
- a CDS encoding 2-hydroxyacid dehydrogenase yields MSQRKPKVVLTRKLPDSIETRMRELFDTTLNETDVALSHDALIEAVKTADVLVPTVTDKIDADLIAYAGEQLRLIASFGTGVDHIDLAAAKSRGITVTNTPGVLTEDTADMVMALILAVPRRIAEGDALARSGKWHGWSPTGMLGHRINGKRLGIIGMGRIGEAVARRARGFGLSIHYHNRKPVHPETEAELEATYWDSLDQMLSRVDIVSVNCPHTPATHMLLSRERLSRMQSSAYLVNASRGEVVDEQALGELLDARDIAGAGLDVYANEPHIPETLRNLKNVVLLPHIGSATIEGRLEMGDKVIINVQTFWDGHSPPDRVIEAML; encoded by the coding sequence ATGAGTCAAAGGAAACCAAAAGTTGTTTTGACCCGCAAGTTGCCTGATTCGATTGAAACCCGTATGCGGGAATTATTCGACACAACATTAAATGAGACCGATGTGGCGTTGAGCCATGACGCGCTGATTGAAGCGGTAAAAACCGCCGATGTGCTGGTGCCGACGGTGACGGATAAGATTGATGCCGATTTGATTGCCTATGCTGGTGAACAGCTACGCTTAATAGCCTCATTTGGTACCGGTGTTGACCATATCGATCTGGCGGCGGCAAAATCGCGTGGTATTACGGTTACCAATACGCCTGGCGTGCTGACCGAAGATACCGCTGATATGGTGATGGCATTGATTCTGGCAGTGCCGCGCCGGATTGCCGAAGGTGATGCGCTGGCGCGTTCGGGCAAATGGCATGGCTGGTCGCCTACTGGCATGCTGGGTCACCGGATCAATGGCAAGCGTCTTGGTATTATCGGCATGGGCCGGATTGGCGAAGCGGTAGCGCGCCGCGCCCGTGGTTTCGGCTTGTCAATCCATTACCATAATCGCAAACCCGTTCATCCCGAAACCGAAGCCGAACTGGAAGCAACATATTGGGACTCGCTTGACCAGATGCTTTCGCGTGTCGATATTGTCTCGGTGAACTGCCCGCATACACCTGCCACCCATATGCTGTTATCGCGTGAGCGCCTTAGCCGGATGCAGTCATCAGCCTATCTTGTCAATGCGTCGCGCGGCGAAGTGGTTGATGAACAAGCGCTGGGCGAATTGCTCGATGCCCGTGATATTGCCGGTGCCGGACTTGATGTGTATGCGAATGAGCCGCATATCCCCGAAACCCTGCGCAATTTGAAGAATGTTGTGCTGTTGCCGCATATCGGGTCGGCGACAATCGAGGGACGACTTGAAATGGGTGATAAGGTCATCATCAATGTGCAGACTTTCTGGGATGGGCATTCGCCGCCAGACCGCGTGATCGAGGCGATGCTCTAG
- a CDS encoding SH3 domain-containing protein: protein MTKLLVHLPVLCVLMLAGMLGLAMPISTATAQEAKLSVRGSGHPIPRFVTIKFEKANLRAGPGSEYPVLWQYRRLGLPVLVDAEFGVWRKVVDHEGTSGWMRGSLLGLKRNAFVTKGVIKIRAQDNQEARVIAVAERGALLDLETCPKQWCRVAHGDITGWVPRHSIWGIMDGEVIN, encoded by the coding sequence ATGACAAAACTTCTTGTTCATCTCCCTGTACTTTGTGTTCTCATGCTAGCGGGCATGCTGGGGCTTGCTATGCCTATATCCACAGCCACGGCACAAGAAGCCAAGCTTAGCGTGCGCGGCAGTGGCCATCCAATACCACGCTTTGTGACGATTAAATTCGAAAAGGCGAATTTGCGCGCCGGGCCAGGCAGTGAATATCCCGTTTTATGGCAATATCGCCGCCTAGGCCTGCCCGTTCTTGTCGATGCTGAATTTGGTGTATGGCGCAAAGTTGTCGATCATGAAGGCACATCCGGATGGATGCGCGGGTCATTGCTGGGTCTGAAACGAAATGCCTTTGTCACCAAGGGTGTGATCAAAATACGCGCCCAGGACAATCAAGAAGCGCGCGTCATCGCTGTCGCCGAACGCGGCGCACTTCTTGATCTTGAAACATGTCCGAAACAATGGTGCCGGGTTGCGCATGGCGACATCACCGGCTGGGTACCCCGCCATTCAATTTGGGGCATTATGGACGGCGAAGTCATCAACTAG
- the katG gene encoding catalase/peroxidase HPI: MDGESKCPVMHGPQSNATAGGTSNRDWWPNALNLNILHQHSPASNPMGADFDYAAEFKKLDYKALKQDLNDLMTDSQDWWPADYGHYGPFFIRMTWHAAGTYRTGDGRGGGGTGAQRFAPLNSWPDNGNLDKARRLLWPIKQKYGKQLSWADLLILAGNVAIESMGGKTFGYSGGRPDIWAPEEDIYWGLETDWLANGRYSGDRDLAHPLAAVQMGLIYVNPEGPDGNPDPLASARDIRETFGRMAMNDEETVALTAGGHTFGKAHGAGDAALVGVEPEGAPIEEMGFGWKNAHGKGKGRDTITSGIEGAWTANPTQWDNGYFDLLLGYEWKLVKSPAGAHIWHAIDQKQEDMAPDAEDSAIRVPTMMTTADMAMREDPSYREISERFHKNPDQFADAFARAWFKLLHRDMGPRSRYVGPEVPAEELIWQDPVPAGNSNYDVEAVKARIADSGLSVQEMVETAWASASTYRGTDMRGGANGARIRLAPQKDWEVNKPDQLGRVLDVLTAIAADTGASIADVIVLAGNVGIEQASGAKVGFKPGRGDATQEQTDIESFSVLEPDADGFRNYQKADFSFSPEEMLLDKAHLLGLTAPEMTVLVGGMRALGISANGHGVFTETPGKLSNDFFKTLLDMRVEWKPTGSNSYEATDRISGEKVRTASRVDLVFGSNSQLRALAEVYASDDADNSFVADFIAAWEKVMNNDRFDLA; the protein is encoded by the coding sequence ATGGACGGCGAAAGCAAATGCCCGGTAATGCACGGACCTCAATCAAACGCAACTGCGGGCGGCACATCTAACCGCGATTGGTGGCCGAACGCGCTCAATCTGAATATTCTGCATCAGCATTCGCCAGCATCCAATCCAATGGGTGCGGATTTTGATTATGCCGCTGAATTCAAGAAGCTTGATTATAAAGCGCTGAAACAAGATCTGAACGATCTGATGACTGATTCTCAAGATTGGTGGCCAGCTGATTATGGGCATTATGGCCCCTTCTTTATCCGCATGACATGGCATGCGGCTGGCACCTATAGAACTGGTGATGGCCGTGGCGGCGGCGGTACAGGCGCCCAGCGTTTTGCCCCGCTTAATAGCTGGCCAGATAATGGCAATCTTGATAAAGCGCGCCGTCTTCTTTGGCCGATCAAACAGAAATATGGCAAGCAGCTCAGCTGGGCCGATCTTCTGATTCTGGCAGGTAACGTTGCGATCGAATCTATGGGTGGCAAGACCTTTGGTTATAGTGGTGGTCGTCCTGATATCTGGGCACCGGAAGAAGATATCTATTGGGGTCTTGAAACGGACTGGCTGGCGAATGGTCGCTATTCGGGTGATCGCGATCTGGCGCATCCTTTGGCGGCGGTGCAGATGGGTCTGATCTATGTGAATCCGGAAGGGCCTGATGGCAATCCCGATCCGTTGGCAAGCGCCAGAGATATCCGCGAAACATTCGGCCGCATGGCGATGAATGATGAAGAAACCGTCGCCTTGACCGCAGGTGGTCATACATTCGGTAAAGCGCATGGTGCGGGTGATGCTGCCCTTGTTGGGGTTGAGCCAGAAGGTGCCCCGATTGAAGAGATGGGCTTTGGCTGGAAAAATGCGCATGGCAAAGGTAAAGGCCGTGACACCATCACCAGTGGAATCGAAGGTGCCTGGACGGCGAATCCGACACAGTGGGATAATGGCTATTTTGATCTGTTGCTTGGCTATGAGTGGAAGCTGGTGAAAAGCCCAGCTGGTGCACATATCTGGCACGCGATTGACCAGAAGCAAGAAGATATGGCACCGGATGCCGAAGATTCCGCAATCCGCGTTCCTACTATGATGACAACAGCCGATATGGCGATGCGCGAAGATCCTAGCTATCGTGAAATTTCTGAACGGTTCCATAAAAATCCAGATCAATTCGCTGATGCTTTTGCCCGTGCGTGGTTCAAATTACTACATCGTGATATGGGGCCGCGTTCCCGCTATGTGGGACCGGAAGTACCTGCTGAAGAGCTGATCTGGCAGGATCCTGTTCCTGCTGGTAACAGCAATTATGACGTAGAGGCGGTGAAAGCCCGCATCGCTGATAGTGGCCTGAGCGTTCAGGAAATGGTTGAAACCGCCTGGGCTAGCGCCTCTACCTATCGCGGAACTGACATGCGCGGTGGTGCCAATGGTGCCCGCATCCGTCTGGCCCCGCAAAAGGACTGGGAAGTCAATAAGCCAGACCAGCTTGGCCGTGTGCTGGATGTGCTGACAGCCATTGCCGCCGATACAGGGGCATCGATTGCCGATGTGATTGTGCTGGCTGGTAATGTGGGTATCGAGCAGGCATCAGGTGCCAAGGTCGGCTTTAAGCCAGGGCGTGGTGACGCCACGCAAGAGCAAACCGATATCGAGTCATTTTCGGTGCTTGAGCCAGATGCTGATGGGTTCCGTAACTATCAGAAAGCTGACTTCTCGTTCAGCCCCGAAGAAATGCTGCTTGATAAAGCCCATCTGCTGGGTCTGACAGCGCCAGAAATGACGGTGCTTGTTGGTGGTATGCGCGCGCTTGGCATTAGTGCCAATGGACATGGCGTGTTTACTGAAACACCAGGCAAGCTAAGCAATGACTTTTTCAAAACATTGCTTGATATGCGCGTTGAATGGAAGCCAACAGGCAGTAATAGCTATGAAGCCACAGACCGCATTAGCGGCGAAAAGGTAAGAACAGCAAGCCGCGTTGATCTGGTCTTCGGATCAAATTCCCAGCTTCGTGCGCTTGCCGAAGTCTATGCATCGGATGATGCCGATAACAGCTTTGTTGCTGACTTTATCGCAGCCTGGGAAAAGGTGATGAATAACGACCGTTTTGATCTAGCCTAG
- the irrA gene encoding iron response transcriptional regulator IrrA has product MIEKNSNARARLAGKDQEKRQHGPTGDRGQDLTTRLREAGLRPTRQRIAIAALLLDGRHRHVSPEQLTAEIAKAGTHVAGGTVYNTLNQFTEAGLLRRITLHNEHSIFDTNVDHHHHFYDADNDKLTDIASDDVILAQLPEAPDGHEISSVDVVISITSK; this is encoded by the coding sequence ATGATTGAAAAAAATTCAAATGCGCGTGCTCGTCTGGCAGGCAAGGATCAAGAAAAGCGTCAACATGGCCCCACGGGTGATCGTGGGCAGGATCTGACGACGCGTCTGCGCGAAGCGGGGCTACGTCCGACACGCCAGCGTATTGCGATCGCCGCCTTGTTGCTTGACGGTCGCCATCGGCATGTGTCCCCCGAACAGCTGACTGCCGAAATTGCCAAGGCCGGAACGCATGTTGCTGGCGGCACGGTCTATAACACGCTGAACCAGTTTACCGAGGCCGGTTTGCTCCGCCGTATCACCCTGCATAATGAACATAGTATTTTCGATACGAATGTTGACCATCATCATCATTTTTACGATGCCGATAATGACAAACTGACCGATATTGCATCGGATGATGTGATATTGGCGCAACTGCCGGAAGCGCCCGACGGGCATGAAATTTCATCGGTTGATGTGGTTATCAGTATCACCAGCAAATAG
- the fabA gene encoding 3-hydroxyacyl-[acyl-carrier-protein] dehydratase FabA, with protein sequence MSPSNQNSFTYDELISCAKGEMFGPGNPQLPMPPMLMCDRITRIDADGGDFGKGQIDAEFDINPDLWFFPCHFEGDPVMPGCLGMDALWQLVGFFLGWSGGLGRGRALSVGEVKFTGQILPSNKLVTFRLDMKRVIMRRLVMGIADGKVLCDGEVVFEANDIRVGLFQPEGA encoded by the coding sequence ATGTCACCAAGCAATCAGAACTCATTCACCTATGACGAGCTTATAAGCTGTGCAAAAGGCGAAATGTTTGGGCCTGGCAATCCGCAATTACCGATGCCACCAATGCTCATGTGCGACCGGATTACACGCATTGATGCCGATGGTGGCGATTTTGGCAAAGGCCAGATCGATGCCGAATTCGATATCAATCCCGACCTTTGGTTTTTCCCCTGTCATTTTGAAGGTGATCCGGTCATGCCGGGCTGTCTTGGTATGGATGCCCTGTGGCAGCTTGTCGGCTTTTTCCTTGGCTGGTCAGGCGGGCTTGGCCGTGGACGCGCTTTATCGGTTGGCGAAGTCAAATTCACCGGCCAGATTCTGCCTAGCAACAAGCTGGTGACATTCCGTCTTGATATGAAGCGCGTTATCATGCGCCGTCTTGTTATGGGCATCGCCGACGGCAAGGTGCTGTGTGATGGCGAAGTTGTTTTTGAAGCCAATGACATCAGAGTTGGATTATTCCAGCCAGAAGGAGCCTGA
- the fabB gene encoding beta-ketoacyl-ACP synthase I — protein sequence MRRVAITGIGIVSSIGNNVAEVTESLRAGTSGIVAAPEYTELGFRSQVHGTVKMDVAEHIDRKQMRFMGEGAAYAVLAMEQAIADSGLGEDDVSNPRTGLIAGSGGPSTANMLTAFDTTREKGPKRVGPYMVPRCMSSTVSACIATFFKIKGLNYSITSACSTSAHCITSGADAIRSGSQDIVFAGGGEELHWTLSVLFDAMGAMSSKYNDAPEKASRAYDSDRDGFVIAGGGGMVVLEDMDRAIARGAKIYAELVGYGANSDGHDMVAPSGEGAVRCMQLALDGFDGNKLDDKVDYINAHGTSTPVGDAKELDAVREVFGPRGYLPVVTSTKSLTGHSLGATGVQEAIYTMIMMQNGFIAASANIDNPDPAIGDIPVPSTRMDNVDITLALSNSFGFGGTNATLALRKV from the coding sequence ATGCGCCGCGTTGCTATAACCGGAATTGGCATTGTGTCATCGATTGGCAATAATGTTGCCGAAGTTACCGAATCCCTGCGTGCTGGCACATCAGGCATCGTTGCCGCGCCGGAATATACCGAACTTGGCTTTCGCAGTCAGGTGCATGGCACCGTCAAGATGGATGTGGCCGAACATATTGACCGCAAACAGATGCGTTTTATGGGCGAGGGCGCGGCCTATGCTGTGCTGGCGATGGAACAGGCGATTGCCGATTCCGGCCTTGGCGAAGATGATGTTTCAAACCCGCGCACCGGTCTGATTGCGGGTTCGGGCGGGCCATCAACCGCCAATATGCTCACCGCCTTTGATACGACACGCGAAAAAGGACCAAAGCGCGTTGGCCCCTATATGGTACCACGCTGCATGTCATCGACCGTTTCAGCCTGTATCGCGACCTTTTTCAAAATCAAGGGACTGAACTATTCGATCACCTCGGCTTGTTCGACCTCGGCACATTGCATCACGTCGGGCGCCGATGCGATCCGTAGCGGCAGTCAGGACATTGTCTTTGCTGGCGGCGGCGAGGAACTGCATTGGACATTATCCGTATTGTTTGACGCTATGGGCGCGATGTCCTCAAAATATAATGACGCGCCGGAAAAAGCCTCGCGTGCCTATGATTCGGATCGTGACGGGTTTGTCATTGCCGGCGGTGGCGGCATGGTTGTGCTTGAAGATATGGATCGTGCGATCGCGCGCGGTGCCAAAATCTATGCCGAACTTGTAGGCTATGGCGCCAATTCGGATGGGCATGACATGGTCGCCCCATCGGGCGAAGGTGCGGTGCGCTGTATGCAGCTCGCACTGGACGGGTTCGATGGTAACAAGCTTGATGACAAAGTTGACTATATCAATGCGCATGGCACCTCGACACCAGTTGGTGATGCCAAGGAACTTGACGCGGTGCGCGAAGTGTTCGGCCCACGTGGCTATCTGCCTGTAGTGACCTCGACAAAATCGCTGACAGGTCATTCGCTTGGTGCCACCGGCGTTCAAGAAGCGATTTATACGATGATCATGATGCAGAATGGCTTTATCGCCGCCTCGGCTAATATCGATAATCCTGATCCGGCGATTGGGGATATTCCGGTACCGTCAACCCGCATGGATAATGTTGATATCACGCTGGCCTTGTCGAATTCATTCGGCTTTGGCGGCACTAACGCGACCTTGGCCTTGCGGAAAGTTTGA
- a CDS encoding enoyl-ACP reductase FabI produces MSDTADTAMMAPGSLLAGKRGLIMGVANERSIAWGIAAAAANQGAELAFSYQMEGFGKRLRPLAESIGSDLLLECDVAHEGAVASCFESLSKTWSSIDFVIHALAFSDKNELKGRYMDTSRQNFADTMMVSAFSFTEAAQAARHMMPSGGSLVTLSYIGAQRITPNYNVMGVAKAALESSVRYLAVDLGGQNIRVNGLSAGPMKTLAGAAITGARHIYRHSEENAPLGRNPDIHEVGRSGLYLVSDLSSGVTGEIHYVDGGFNHVGVPPEV; encoded by the coding sequence ATGAGCGATACAGCCGATACAGCTATGATGGCACCGGGGTCACTTCTGGCTGGCAAACGCGGCCTGATCATGGGCGTTGCCAATGAACGCTCGATTGCGTGGGGCATTGCCGCCGCCGCCGCCAATCAGGGCGCCGAGCTGGCCTTTTCCTATCAGATGGAGGGTTTTGGCAAACGCTTGCGTCCACTTGCTGAATCAATTGGTTCGGATCTGTTGCTGGAATGCGATGTCGCGCATGAAGGTGCGGTGGCGTCATGTTTTGAAAGCTTGTCCAAAACCTGGTCATCGATTGATTTTGTTATCCATGCGCTGGCCTTTTCCGATAAGAACGAGCTCAAAGGCCGCTATATGGACACCAGCCGCCAGAATTTTGCCGATACGATGATGGTCTCGGCCTTTTCCTTTACCGAAGCGGCGCAGGCCGCGCGTCATATGATGCCGTCGGGCGGATCACTTGTGACCTTGAGCTATATCGGTGCCCAGCGTATCACCCCGAACTATAATGTCATGGGTGTTGCCAAAGCTGCGCTTGAAAGCTCGGTACGTTATCTGGCGGTTGATCTTGGCGGCCAGAATATCCGCGTCAACGGGCTGTCTGCGGGCCCCATGAAAACGCTGGCCGGTGCCGCGATCACCGGCGCACGTCATATCTATCGTCATTCTGAAGAAAATGCGCCGCTTGGCCGCAATCCGGATATCCATGAAGTTGGCCGTTCTGGCCTCTATCTGGTATCTGATTTATCATCCGGCGTTACCGGCGAGATACATTATGTCGATGGCGGATTTAACCATGTTGGCGTTCCGCCCGAGGTCTGA
- the galE gene encoding UDP-glucose 4-epimerase GalE, with translation MTRKRKILVTGGAGYIGSHMVLALLDAGHDVVILDNFSTGHEQLVPAGVTVVRGDVGDRQVTDALLVAHDFDAVAHFAASIVVPESVADPLKYYINNTLNTAHLIAACVKAGVKRFIFSSTAAVYGEHAQEPIDETALPVPENPYGASKLMSETILRDTTKAHDLSYVVLRYFNVAGADPAGRSGQLSKPATHLIKIAGELACGKRDAMQIFGTDYDTPDGTCIRDYIHISDLIGAHMVALDHLMDGGAPVIANCGYGTGNSVRDVLASVARVSGSNLNVAEAPRRPGDAVYLVADSSLLKRKLGWVPKYDDLDVIVKSALDWERRFPD, from the coding sequence ATGACAAGAAAGCGCAAGATTCTGGTAACAGGCGGGGCAGGCTATATCGGTAGCCATATGGTGCTGGCCTTGCTTGATGCGGGTCATGACGTGGTCATTCTGGATAATTTTTCCACCGGACATGAACAGCTGGTACCCGCAGGCGTTACCGTTGTGCGCGGTGATGTTGGTGATAGGCAGGTGACCGATGCCCTGCTCGTCGCCCATGATTTTGACGCGGTCGCGCATTTTGCCGCGTCGATTGTGGTGCCTGAATCGGTGGCTGATCCGTTGAAATATTATATCAATAACACGCTGAATACGGCGCATCTGATCGCGGCCTGCGTCAAGGCCGGGGTTAAGCGCTTTATTTTTTCGTCAACGGCGGCGGTTTACGGCGAACATGCGCAAGAACCAATCGATGAAACCGCATTACCTGTGCCGGAAAACCCCTATGGGGCGTCGAAATTAATGTCGGAAACAATCCTGCGAGATACCACCAAAGCGCATGATCTGTCCTATGTGGTGTTGCGCTATTTCAATGTTGCGGGGGCTGATCCGGCGGGGCGATCAGGCCAGCTATCGAAACCGGCAACGCATCTGATAAAGATCGCGGGCGAGCTGGCCTGTGGCAAACGTGACGCGATGCAGATTTTCGGCACTGATTACGATACGCCGGATGGCACCTGTATCCGTGACTATATCCATATCAGTGATCTGATCGGGGCGCATATGGTGGCGCTGGATCATCTGATGGATGGCGGCGCGCCAGTGATCGCAAATTGTGGCTATGGCACCGGCAATTCGGTGCGCGATGTGCTGGCGTCAGTGGCGCGGGTGTCGGGATCAAACCTGAATGTTGCCGAAGCCCCGCGGCGGCCAGGCGATGCGGTCTATCTGGTGGCGGATTCGAGTCTGCTGAAACGTAAACTTGGCTGGGTGCCGAAATATGACGATCTTGATGTGATTGTCAAAAGCGCGCTCGACTGGGAACGCAGATTTCCTGACTAA
- the pnp gene encoding polyribonucleotide nucleotidyltransferase, whose product MFKIFRKELDWGGTPLVLESGKVARQADGAVMVTLGETTVLCTAVAAQQAKPGQDFFPLTVNYQEKAFAAGKIPGGFFKREGRPSENETLVCRLIDRPIRPLFPKSFKCETQVICTVLSHDMENNPDIAAMIGASAALTLSGVPFFGPIAGARIGWINDEYVLNPTVEQMDESDLDLVMAGTMEGVLMVESEAQELSEEVMLGAVNFGHDAIKPVIEAIIDLAESCAKEPRDLPEEPAETSTISDILKEFEGAFEAAYKIADKAERQAAVGAVRSEAKDKIGDDYDAVLVGGLIKGLEADVVRGAILKTGVRIDGRDTKTVRAIVSEAGFLPRAHGSALFTRGETQAMVVATLGTGQDEQIIDSLVGEGRSNFMLHYNFPPYSVGEAGRVGSPGRREIGHGKLAWRAIRPLMPSKEEFPYTVRLVSEITESNGSSSMATVCGGSLALMDSGVPLARPVAGIAMGLIKEGDDFAVLSDILGDEDHLGDMDFKVAGSDAGITSLQMDIKITSITPEIMQIALDQARDGRIHILGEMAKALTSAREVLADSAPKITTLNIPVDKIRDIIGPGGKIIREICETTGAKIDIEDDGTVKVAAVTGASGEAAVARIRDIVAEPELGVIYDGKVVKTVDFGAFVNFLGAKDGLVHISELQNGRTEKTTDICKEGDTVKVKVIGFDDRGKVKLSMKRVDQETGADLEEAAEAEGDAAE is encoded by the coding sequence ATGTTTAAAATATTCCGTAAAGAATTGGATTGGGGCGGCACGCCACTGGTATTGGAATCCGGAAAAGTTGCCCGTCAAGCTGATGGTGCCGTTATGGTTACCCTTGGCGAAACAACAGTTTTATGTACGGCAGTTGCCGCACAGCAAGCAAAGCCAGGTCAGGATTTCTTTCCGCTGACAGTCAATTATCAGGAAAAAGCCTTTGCCGCCGGTAAAATCCCAGGTGGCTTTTTCAAACGCGAAGGTCGCCCATCAGAAAACGAAACCCTTGTGTGTCGTCTGATTGACCGTCCAATCCGCCCACTATTTCCAAAATCATTCAAATGCGAAACACAGGTCATCTGTACCGTGCTGTCGCATGATATGGAAAACAACCCAGACATAGCCGCCATGATCGGCGCTTCGGCTGCTTTGACTTTGTCAGGCGTGCCGTTCTTTGGCCCGATTGCCGGTGCACGTATTGGCTGGATCAATGACGAATATGTGCTGAACCCGACAGTTGAGCAGATGGATGAAAGCGATCTTGATCTGGTGATGGCCGGTACGATGGAAGGCGTGTTGATGGTCGAATCAGAAGCACAAGAGCTATCTGAAGAGGTCATGCTTGGCGCGGTGAATTTCGGGCATGATGCGATCAAGCCGGTGATCGAAGCAATCATCGATCTGGCCGAATCATGTGCCAAGGAGCCACGTGACCTGCCTGAAGAACCAGCTGAAACCAGCACCATCAGTGATATTCTGAAAGAATTCGAAGGTGCTTTTGAAGCAGCTTATAAAATTGCCGATAAAGCCGAACGGCAAGCCGCTGTTGGCGCTGTACGCAGTGAAGCCAAGGACAAAATTGGTGACGATTATGACGCGGTTCTGGTTGGTGGTCTGATCAAAGGGCTGGAAGCCGATGTGGTCCGTGGGGCGATTTTGAAAACCGGTGTGCGGATCGATGGCCGTGACACGAAAACAGTGCGGGCGATTGTGTCCGAAGCTGGATTTCTGCCACGTGCGCATGGATCGGCCTTGTTCACCCGTGGTGAAACACAGGCGATGGTTGTTGCCACGCTTGGTACCGGTCAGGATGAGCAGATCATTGATTCGCTGGTTGGCGAAGGCCGTTCGAACTTCATGCTGCATTATAACTTCCCGCCATATTCGGTTGGTGAAGCTGGCCGCGTGGGATCGCCAGGACGTCGTGAAATCGGACATGGCAAGCTGGCATGGCGGGCGATCCGTCCATTGATGCCGTCTAAGGAAGAATTCCCCTATACCGTGCGTCTGGTATCCGAGATCACCGAATCAAATGGTTCGTCATCAATGGCAACCGTCTGTGGTGGTTCGCTGGCATTGATGGATTCAGGTGTGCCACTGGCACGTCCGGTTGCCGGTATTGCCATGGGTCTGATCAAGGAAGGTGACGATTTTGCCGTGCTGTCCGATATTCTGGGTGATGAAGATCATCTTGGCGATATGGACTTCAAGGTGGCGGGATCGGATGCCGGTATCACATCTTTGCAGATGGATATCAAGATCACGTCAATCACACCTGAGATCATGCAGATTGCGCTGGATCAGGCACGTGATGGCCGTATCCATATTCTGGGCGAGATGGCAAAAGCGCTGACCTCGGCACGTGAAGTGCTGGCTGACAGTGCGCCGAAAATCACCACCCTGAATATCCCTGTCGACAAGATCCGCGATATCATCGGCCCTGGTGGCAAGATCATTCGTGAAATCTGTGAAACCACAGGTGCCAAGATCGATATCGAAGATGACGGTACGGTCAAGGTGGCGGCGGTTACAGGGGCTTCGGGTGAAGCCGCGGTGGCGCGTATCCGTGATATCGTTGCCGAGCCTGAGCTGGGCGTGATTTACGATGGCAAGGTTGTGAAAACAGTCGATTTTGGTGCGTTTGTCAATTTCCTTGGCGCCAAGGACGGTCTGGTTCATATTTCCGAACTGCAAAATGGCCGCACCGAAAAAACCACCGATATCTGTAAAGAAGGTGACACCGTTAAAGTCAAGGTCATCGGCTTTGATGATCGTGGCAAGGTCAAGCTGTCAATGAAGCGTGTCGATCAGGAAACAGGCGCTGATCTGGAAGAAGCGGCTGAGGCCGAAGGCGATGCGGCTGAATAG
- the rpsO gene encoding 30S ribosomal protein S15, with amino-acid sequence MSITNERKAELITEFGKNDKDSGSSAVQVAILSERIRNLTEHLKTHKKDFGSRRGLLSMVGQRRSLLDYIKAGDMAAYKALIEKLGLRR; translated from the coding sequence ATGTCGATTACGAATGAACGCAAAGCTGAACTGATTACCGAATTCGGCAAAAATGATAAAGATTCCGGATCATCTGCGGTACAGGTCGCGATTTTATCCGAGCGCATCCGCAACCTGACCGAGCATCTCAAGACACATAAAAAGGACTTTGGTTCACGCCGCGGTCTGCTGTCGATGGTTGGCCAGCGTCGTAGCTTGCTTGATTATATCAAAGCAGGTGACATGGCGGCTTATAAAGCGCTGATCGAAAAGCTAGGCCTGCGCCGCTAA